In the Panthera tigris isolate Pti1 chromosome F3, P.tigris_Pti1_mat1.1, whole genome shotgun sequence genome, GTGAGAACTGGAGAAAAGGAGATAAATTCAAACATCACGTATGGAGCAAAATTCACAGGATGCGGTGATGCGGTGGCTGAGACAGTCTAGGAAAGAGCATAGGAAGATGGCCCTTATTTCTGGCCTCGAAGGCTGGGTGAGTAGTGGGTCACCCGCTGCAGCAGAGATGGGAGAAGGGGCCAAGTGTATGCTAGAGGTGGTGAGTTCACTTTGACCATGTAGAATTTGAAGCGCCTCAAGCATTCATTTAAAGTAGTTCTCTAAAAGAGAGAGTGACTCCACGGTACTATCACTCCTGAAATTCATCAGGAACTTCTTTGAAAACCATTATCAAACTGGTTTATCAGCTATATAAACCAATCATGCATTGTATAGGCATAACtctttttggagggaaaaaaaaaagccactaccTTAGAATGTGCATTAGTACCTAtctttcataaaagaaataaaactatgatatttttggaaaagaaaccTAGTCCCTATTCACTAGATTGAAGTCATAGTGAATTTTGGCTACTTCCAAAATCAAACCCTCCCTGGGGCTGTGGGAGAGAACATGCCTCAGACCCAAAGGATTTCCAATAGAGCAGTGGCCAAAGtcacagcaatgtggatggatgGGGTACGTAGCCTCCCAAGGTCACTGCACCCATTGGCTAAACTCAGCCATGTCCCTTTGTTTCCATGTGATGAATAAGAAGCTTGTTTCTCTATTCCACAGGATCTTCCAAGAAAAGggtgtcttccttctctcccaagaCAGACACAAGAGTAGAGCCTTATTATATTATCTCTGTTTGCGGAACATCTGGGACCAAACTAAGCTTTGTAAATTTCTCACTTGACTGACCTCTAGACCCTGGGCTTAAGTCTGTTCACGTAGCTCTGGGCAGGAAGATGGGGGCAAAAATAGGAACTGTGAAGACACTATAGACAAAGTATCTTAATCAACCAGCAAGATAGCCAGTCTTTAAAAGGACAGTGTTATAACAGAATCAAAAACCAAATTCCCTAGCCAATATGCCACAGTTGGCACAGTGTCTAAGTACAGTTTTACACTGCTGAGAATACTTGTCCTCTAGTCCCACAAAAGAACCCCAAACAGGTCTTGTCACTGTAACCTAAACGGAGATCAGAGTTGAGGCAACACAGGAAGTAAATGCCTGGTGACTTAATAAGTGTCTCCACACTTTGGCTGGAGGCAAGAAGCTGACTCCAGTCTGGCCATTTCATAAACCCAATAAGCAGATTGGGCTTCACCTGACCTCTGACCTATATATGAATATGTCCTGCTCAAATAACACTTACTCCCTTTTGTACAGTAAGAAATGGCCACAGCATTTTCGGTGAGCTACTCCTTGGCTCAGCTACAACCAGCATGTGCAGCAAAACGGTATCTCTCTGACTTTCTATTTGaggtcatttcttcttcttcatttctgcCAATCATGATACACTGCAGTTACTCCCGGCAGCTACCAAGGGCATGCAGACAAGAGAAAAGGTTCTTGCAGCTGTGCGCTCACTTCCTCTCCAGGAAGCCACACTGGAAGTGCTGTGGAGGCCAGCCAGAGGCAGTAGTTAGTGTCTCAATGTCCCTGCGTGACAGTAAAAGATGCTGAGACATTTCAGCATCAACTTGACAGTGGAGCTCTCTCTTAAGCCATTTGTATAAAGCCCTGTAGGATCTTCTGTCACTTCATAAGAGGAAGAACTTAGCTGATGAGTGGagcatctcttttatttctttaattattacattcctctggggctcctgggtggctcagtggtttgagcatctaactcttggttttggctcaggtcatgatcccagggttgtgggatcaagccctatgtcagactcctcactgagcattgagtctgcttaagattctgtgtctaggggtgcctgggtggttggttggttaagttggttaagcatccaacttcggctcaggtcttaatcttgcagtttgtgagttcgagccccacgtctggctttgtgctgacagctcagagcctggagtctgcttcaggttctgtatccccctctttctctgcccctcccccacttgcattctgtctctctctctcaaaagtaaataaacattaaaaattttttaaaaaattctctctccctctgcctttcacaaaaaaaaaaaaaaaaaaaaaaaaaaaaaaaaaaacttctcataTTACTAAGAATCATTCCTAGTCCCAGCAGTGGATATATGGAGAATGCACACTCAGGCTCTGCTGACttaatttctgcttctgtttGGATTCAATCCAGCTCCTGGTGGCTGCTCTGGGAGCTGCAAGCAGATGGACAGCCAGAGTCCCCTCCACTCTGACTTTCTCCAGAACCATGTAAGGGTACTTGGGGAAGTGATATGGTATAGTGGTCAAAAGCACAAACCCTGGAGTCAAATAACTCCTAACTCCACCTCTTACAATCTGTAGACCCCACATTATGGGCCTTAACATCTTTAAACCTCTACcctctcatgtgtaaaatggaaataaaagttcatttatcTTGTGGGATATTTTGAGCATTAACTGAGATAACATAgttaaagtacttagcacagtggtTGAAATAGAGCAGCATTCAATAAGTATCAGCTGTGacaatgatggtggtggtggtgatgatgatgatgagctGGGGGAAGAGACATGGGCTAAAGTCAGGGGTACCCAAGAGAAGTAGCAAAGTGCCCAGAATGGCAGGTTCACTAAACTAAGcaattaatggggtgcctgggtggcccaatcagttgagcatctgactcttggtttcagctcaggtcatgatctcatgacccgtgggtctgggccccacattgggctctgcatggcaacgtgaaggctgcttgggattctctgcctccctttctctctgcgcctcccgtccttgcactctctctccctggctcgctctcttttctctctctctctcaaacataaatgaacattaaaataatctttaaaaaaataaagttagcaaTTAGACTTCCAGTCTGGACCTGAAGTCAATGGGACAATAGCACTTTAGAGACTATGTATGCCAGCCTACAGCACAATGTTTGCTTTGAGGTGGTTTCCAGAAGGTGACCATTATCTCCTTGTGTATCAGTTGCTATGTCTGTTTTCCAAGTGCTGGATTGGCCAATGATTGGAATTTAAGCAACCCTCTTTGTTGAGTAGAAATTCTACGACTGTGATTTTCTGGGAAATTTGTGTAACCCTTAACTCTGCCTCCTTTTGCCCTCCTTTCCACCTGATGCTTCCTTTCAAGTACATCAAACCGTAACCACTTCTTCCCAACAAACAAACTTTGCACACACTCATACTTCCCAAGAAAGTTGTTCTTGCAATGGAATGACTCTAAATAGCTGATTACAATTCCACCATCCCAAATAGTTGATACCTCTTTGTGGGGCTCACAAATGCCTCTTTGAGCTTCCCATTGCCAGTTAAACCAgctatgattttatttaactttttggtatttttttttatctttgtgttaTTTCGATTTGTCCCTATCTCATCCCAAAGCAGCACAGCATAGAACTTTCTGACCTGAATTCCCCTCTGAGCTTCCCATTTTGACCAAGTTGACTGTGTTAGTAAGTGTTGGGCATGTCTCCATCTTTTGAAAAATTCATACAGCCTCTTCTTTTCTTGTGCATCTCTTCTGCTTTGCCAGGTCAAGCTGGGAACTACCTGACTTGAGGGAAGGGAGAGTAAAAGCCATCAGTGACTCAGATGGGGTGAGCTACCCTTGGTACGGGAACACCACAGAAACTGTGACCCTGGTTGGTCCCACCAACAAGATCTCCAGGTTCTCCGTCAGCATGAATGACAACTTCTACCCAAGTGTGACGTGGGCAGTGCCAGTGAGTGACAGCAATGTGCCACTGCTCACAAGGATCAAGAGGGACCAAAGTTTCACTACCTGGCTGGTGGCCATGAACACCACCACGAAGGAGAAGATCATTCTGCAGACCATCAAGTGGAGGATGAGGGTGGACATTGAGGTGGACCCTCTTCAGCTCTTGGGGCAACGGGCCCGGCTAGTGGGCAGGACTCAGCAGGAGCAGCCCCGGATCCTGAGCCGGATGGAGCCCATCCCCCCTAATGCACTAGTGAAACCCAATGCCAACGATGCCCAGGTCCTCATGTGGAGACCCAAACGAGGGCCACCTCTGGTTGTGATCCCTCCTAAGTAGAAGCAGACTGGCCTGACTGTGTGTGGAGCACATGACGCTGAGACACGCAGTGAGGCTGCCAGGGGTGGCAGGAGCCAAACTGAGTTTCTGAGCCAAAGCAGACCTCTCGGTTTGCCAGCCTTTGCAGCCACTTGTGAAGAGTAGGGCTGCTTCTTGGGTGGTAGAACCATAATCCTTAGgaaaattcccttccttttagGAATAAAGAAATCGCTGATTTGACAGACTTGCTGTGATTACCATGCAAGTAGCCATATTTTGGAGCTGACCAGGATGATTCTTTTATCTGAACTATTGACCATTGCTTTCCTGCGAGATGCAGGGgatggaaacaaaattaaacagtGCCTGTGGCAAATGCTGCTTCCCAACCAATTAGAAGTGGGAGTGAAAACATCCACACCAGGTGTTTGTAAGACAGACAGTCCCACTGTCTGACTGGAGggtgctggggatgggggtggaatGAAAGTCAGGTGGCGAAGagaatggggagagaaagaaataagttgTTATTACAAATTAATACCTGTGAATTTATTGGTAGACCATCAGCTCTTCAACATACTCAGTGGAATGAAaggcacacttaaaaaaaaaaagggagatagaGTGATATGGGCTCCCTTCTGGAGAGCCTCCTTGGAACTGTCCAAGGTCCTGATGTGAACAGACAGATGGAGACTCTCAATGGTTCCATCTACCCACTTCTTTCCAAAATCTGATCGTTCAGAGTATTCCTTAATCACAATATTTGGATAGATAGTTCCTGTATTCTACAGTAGCTATGGTATTTGGGGCCTTTGCCATGTTTTTAGTGAAACCTTAATTGCAATTTTGTTTACAGCTGCCTATTCTGTTCCCCGTTTCCAGCCCTAAATTTACAAAAAGATAATTGTTTCTAAACCATGGAATCCATGTAGAATTTCAAGAACATTTTAACAAATACGAAtactattttcattccttttgttggttttttttttagtttctgaatGATGTGAACATACAGaatgcacatatgtatacacatgcacgCATTCAAACATACACGTCAGGATGGAGTCAGCATAACTAACACATTTGCCAGCAGTGCCTACCTATGTACTTGAAGCCCAGTACATACGCTTTTTatctatatatgtttattttagctCAATTTCACAGAAGCTCAACTTTAACTGCATGAGCATTTGTGAGAAAGTGCTTCATAATGCTTAACTTCAGAGCTCTTTAATGAAAATATGAGCTGCTCACATTAAGCAAGACTCTATGGCTGAGATCCAACCATCAAGGATGAGAGACCATATTTCCTTTAGCTAGGCCAatctcaaacattttaaagagtttCTAGTCTTTACAGTAAGAATTTTTCCAGCTCTTCTAGCTTCCATCACCCAAATCCCCCaagcaaaataattataaaactgcCACAGTGTCATTGTGGATTTTATGGATGGATACCGGCAGCCTAATTTCAGAGGTGAAAGAGTTGAGGGTCAGAGTAATTATTACAGTCCTATGGTTGGCTCCAATGAGATCTTCTCCCAGAGTCTaagaatggagaaggaaaagcaagaggactttttaaattatttttattaaaaatgcaattaagtCTAATTTCTTTCAGGTTCTAGTCTCAGGGGATGGTGCTTATTTACAAGAGAGGGTTAACAGATCCACTTGAAATCATGTAGTGTTAACCTCACACCCCAACCACCAGCTACTGTCTTATAGATTAGTTATTGATGGCAAGCTGAGCTATTTATAACAGCACATTAATGACACATCAGTGACTCACAAGAGACCTGGAgacattccatttaaaaataattcagctgTTATGTCTGTCCTTCCCATGCTTCCTTGTTTTTTAAGGGAGCTCCAAAGAATGCCATGGCTGAAATAAAGCTGCTTATTTTTCACTCTGATGTTCAAAACAACTTTTCCCTCTAAATGAATTACATGTCAACCTTATGGGATGCTAAGACACTGATCCTAGAATCTAACCCCCATGGCCCTATCCTAAGAAaacctaatatttaaaaaaccaacaTTGTACCAAACAGCTGGTAAAAATGATCACTTAATTACAAGATCCTATacaaagtttctgtttttaaattcccCTTGCCCATCCATTAAAACAAGATGACTTCCACAATCACGTTTACATATAATGTAACTTTTTCAAGGGCATAGCTATATAAAGCCAAGGGTAGCATACTTAACTAGACTTGCTCCTGCTGAAAATTCACACTATTCagagtttgaaaagaaatgaCCTGGCCAGTTTTCTGGAAAATTATGTAataccaaaatgagaaaaatagaggGGAAAGTGCTTATAAAAGTTAAAAGCCCTTGGGCAAATATACATTATGATTATTGTTGGTGATACCATTCAAGCTCTGCAGTTGGGTCTCTTGGTTCTGGAATGAGCCTGGCAGAATGCTCCATTGCCCTGCAgccaattattttaaagttacagTGGTTTTACAAGGAAAcaatcccttctttttctctgatccttaGATCATTACCTTTCAGCTTAGTCAGGATATTGTCAAATAAAAGGCTCTCCAACAAGAGAGAATTCACCTTGAAATCTCTACTGGGGTCACATCTTCCCACCCGGCTTTTCTTCCCCTGAGACTCCCTGGGTCTGATACCAGATGCCATCAGTTTAGAGAAGTTCACTCAGTGCCTTGATCAGGTTTTAGTCGGGAGGTGTCAGGACTATACTTGGATTCCGAACACGCACATACGCAATGGTTTCTGGTGACACCAGAGTTTTTGATTCCCGTGTGGAAAAGACTGTTTTGTCAGGTCATAGATCTTAAATGTAGTCACCTTTGAGATCCTTTCTTCCATGATCTCATGGAAACTGAGAGTTAAATTAGCTCATCTATTCAGGGTCAGAGACCTAATTAGCAGCAGAGCCAAGAGAAGAGCCTGGGTCCCCTAAATCTCATAGCACAGCATGGTCACACTTACCTGACAGCCACAGTCCTCTCCTCGTTTCCATCCCTGAACCATTTACCTTTGTAGCACTAGAGACCATTaaattcatcctttaaaaaatagggtGAAATCTTCGTTACAGTTATGTCAAAAACTGAATGTTCCAGATTCCCTTTTATCCATGACAGCTGTTTCAAGATTGAGCTCTTAATCTGGGCCCTTTGCAGCATGGATTTTATATTCCCATGTCAGTGCTTTAGTGCACAGCACATGAGAAGGCTGGAGGCTGGTCCTCACTCCACCTACCATTCCATGGGCCTTTAATAACTCTCTGTCCCTGGTACTAGGAATGATATCTCAGAGGTCAAAATCATGTTCTAAGCAACAATTCTGagcagtaaaataaaagaattatgaTTTGTAGAGTATTTTACCAAAGGCTTCCACATGCGTTTTCTCATCCCCAGATAGTCTTAGGAGGAGTGCAATATTGttggtattattatccccattttacagaaaatccATTGAGATCCAGAGGGGTTAAGTGACTCATCCATAGGCACACAAACAGAAAATGTcaggagctggggtttgaactgGGCCGTTGGGCTCCAAATCCCATGCTAGGACACTCCTGCGCGGCCTCCCCAGATGTTCCCTGTCTGGAGGGCACAAAAGACaaggaagcaaaggagaaagcAAGTCACTTTCACCCACAGTCATGTAGTCTCTACCAGCTACTAAGTGGATGTATTAAAAATCAGAGAACTAACACTGTTTTCTAATGCAGAGAACCTTGTAATCTCCAGGGAGATTGGCCCAGAAAAATGCTTGTCAGGGGCTGCAGTGTGGGTGAGCTGGCTGTCAGTCGGTAGCTCTCGGCACGGCACTGGTAATTAGTAGAGGAGGAAATCTGCTCTCCTGGTCCCAGAACCCCTTAAACACCATAAGcacaaaaggaggaggaaagcaggCATCCTGCAGTAAGGGTCCCAGCTGAGCAAGGGCCTGCCACCCACCATCCCTCAACACGGCAGGAACAGCCCGTGGGGTGGAGGCAGCGGAGACAATGGCTTTCCGAGCTCCGGTTGGCACATTGGACGATCTTGTTAGAATGGAGGGCACAATTAAACATTACCAGAGCCAGCTCCCGACTGAGTTGCAAAGAAagatgtaaacacacacacacacagacccactaCACTCACACGCTCCtcaagctgaaaagaaaattaatcaaaaaCCCAATGAATGCCTGAACTCTATAATTAAGCCTAAATGATCCTCAGATAGAAAGGGAGCTGAGTGAGCAATCTCGGTGCACAAAGATATTTTTACTCTGGAGTCTTATTGccattaatttcttttgagatCTTGAGTACATCTGGTTCCAGTTTCCCTGGTAGGACATCTGCCTATGGAAGACCTTCAGGAGAGTTGCCAGCTCAGTGGCAAGGTTATTGGGCTGTTCCTCCAACACTTTTATGGGAACGCATCTGGGGAGGTGAGTGCCATTGCCCTCCTCGGTCAGCCGTGCTCCCTCCCATAATGGATCGTACCACTGACCTCAGTCCCGCTAACAATTCCTCTGAGGTGTACACGACTTCACGGTTTACAAAGGGCTTTTGAGGTCCTTTACATAGAGTAAAAAACATCTCTGTTGAAGATAGGAAATCTGAGGACTGGCCTtacctttctgtctttatgattatTAACAACAATGACTCCCGTTTGATTAGTATGCTACAGTTTACACAGCACGGACCCAAAGATTGTGTCGTTTAGTCTCAACAACCCTATAAGATCTGCTTTataaccccattttgcagatgagggagTTGAGGAGAAAGGTCATGTGAGCTGTCCAAGGTCCTTAATATGAGTCATGCTCTGAGGACTTTGAGCTTCAGTCTTCTGGCTCCACACCTTCACTCCATTTCCACGGAACCTTCTCTCCCTCATTAAACACAAGCAGTGTTCTCTGCTTCTCCGGTCACTGCTATTCCTCGGGCAGGACTGACTAACAAGGAGAGAGAGTCTTTGCAGAGTTGCCCTGATTGATCCCTGGATCCAGTTTGACAAGACAGATCAGCTCTCCTGAGGAGTCTGGGTTCAACTCTCccaggctctgtgccttcagGTGATTAGGGAGGTTCGTCTGGGTGCTCTGAGGTTGGAGGCCAGAGCCCAGGACCTCAGCATGACTTGAGATTCAGCTGGTGAAATAGCCCTTGAGCAAATCATTTCATTCACccgggcttcagtttcctcctctgttaaCTGAGCCACTAATACAATCAGCCGACATCACAAGTCAGGAAGGACAGTGGGATGATGTCTGGAAACACTCCAAAATGTCTCACGCGCTTCCTGATGTAAGCTTATTGTCACATCAGTAGAATCACGGGGCCCAGTGCTTGTTGCAGGATCTTAATTAAGTTCTATCTACTTGGAAGCCCATTTTCCCATTTCAGGGAAACCCAGGCTCCCTGCCAAGTAAGCCTGGCTCAGTGGAGGGTGGTGGGCTTTGAGCTCCCCCTGTCCTCAGACGCTTTGCTGCAGAGACCTGGACCCTGGCAGTCAAGAAAGGAAAGGACACCACTGTGTAGCCGTGTAGAAAGCAGCTCTGGGCAGAGTTTGTAGCTGCAACTCTAAGTTGCAACTCCAAGAAGCCTTTGGTAGGAAAAGGAGGCTGAATATCAGATCTGGGCCAGACTTGAAATCCCAGCACACTTTGCCACCTAAGCCGCCTAGAGAAGCCAGCCAGGGACAGCTGCGTTGTTTTTGTCATGAATTCAGGCAAGAGATACAGAggcagaaaataataattttacacacacacacacacacacacacacacctttttgtGGGTTTCCACTAATACAGAGGGggaaaataatgatatatattatatataattatatatctatagtgtgtgtgttggggcagggGGAATCTCCCACTGGCCTGTCTCTACACAGTTTCTGATGCCGCAGATCTTGGCCGGGACTCCACAGTTTGCAGGTCGCATTACGGATTTGACCCTCAAAGTACTCATAGAAGGAGGAAATACTTCTTCAAATATTGCatcatccccgcccccccccctccaggctGTCCCACCACACTGCAGGCATATTTGGTCatggcccctctctctgccccccctgccTGCTGTGGCCCCATCACATACGGCCCCACCTGGATCAGTCATACAGCTTGCCTCAGGACTGCTGCCCAAGGTGCCCTGTCCCCACAAATCACTGTGCCCCCCCTCCCAGCTGGGCCCACCGCCACAGGCTGAGGAGAGGTCATTTTGTCCAGCTGGGGAGTGGTCCAGAAGAGAGCCCGCTAGCTCCTCTCACCAAGATAAATATGAAGCCAGGCCGCTGGGCGGCGGGCCACACGGCCACACACAGgagcctctcctctgcctccgGGCTCCCATTGGTTCTTGGCTAACCCAGAAAACGTGGCTCAGTCCTTAAAACCGCTGTGTCCTGGGTCAGAAAGCCCGAGAGAAGGGAAAATAGACACCAGAATTACAGCAATGAGggccccagctgcccctggacCTCCCTGGGGACCGGGAGGGGCTCTGACAGTGCGCGTGACATATTCAAACGGCAAGACGGCTGCACGGGGGGCTGGTCTCAGGCCAGCTGAGGCCCAGTGTCTCTGGGAACaggcaggagaaaggaaggaagacagaatgcTTTGCCTCAGGCCAGGCCAGGGATGCAGGGGAACCGACCAAAGCGCCCAGGGTGTGAAATCTCAGAAGGCCCTTAATGCCAGTTTGTGCAAAGACCAGCACTGCGCTTGGTGCgagtgaacccccccccccaccgccagtgTCCACTCTGGACACCTGGCTTGTCTCGCCTGGGTCCCAGCCCCGCTCTCTGCCACCTTCTATGCGTGGTTTTCTTCCCAGGAAGGGTGGGTGAGGGCGGCTACCGTGAGATCCCTCTGGATACCCATTCTTCCAGCAAGTATTTATACAGAGCGTGTACTGTGCGTCAGGAGGAACAGAGCCCAGAGGGAGACGATGCTGGCAGAAGGCTCTGGGCGCCACTCATTGTCCCCCTTTGGGAACCCCACAACACAAGTAACCCCAGAAGTTTAACAAGGAGCCCCCTAGTCTGCCCGCGAGGGGAAGCTGCCTTTCCCGCCCCAGGACTTGGTGAGGGTGGGTGAGGTGACAAGGCAGCATTCTGTCAAGTCGTCTGATCTCTTCCGAGGAAAGGCACTGGGGGAAGCCCTCCAGCCGCATCCATACACACGCAGGCACTGGTGGGGGAAGAAACCGCTggttctctctccatctgctctTGTCCCTTCACCCTCACCCTTCAAACCAATTCGAATATTCCTCACAGACATGATGCAATGAGATGTTAATTGGAAAAATAACAGGAAGGATAATACATGCGCTTCAGGCTGAGAACTATTTCATTAAACTGGGCTTTGAAAGCAAGACAGCCAATTAAATTATTTCCCACTTCACTCCCTCACGTACCAGAAACCATAGAAAGCTATTACTTctaattaattagaaaagaaagaaggactcCGCATATGCATATCAGATGAACAGGGACCCAGGCGCTACACCACGTTCTCTCTTCGCATACAGTGCGCATGCGTctacgcacgcacacacaagtgTGCGCGTGCACACTCACACGCATCAGGGACTAAGACTCGTCCACCGTCTCACCTGAAGAGTTTCATGGGTCTTCtgaaaacaccaaaaataaaaacacctgccCCCAAGAGTCACTCACAAAATCAAACAAAGGAAAATGCCTTCTTTGGGCACCTTCATCAGAAAGGAAATAGGGAGAGAATAAGCAGCTCTAAACTCAGATTCCAAACCTCCCGCACCACAAAGCGACTTGTCTGTTGTCCTCTTCAGGAAAGGAGGAGGCATTTCCCAAGCCAGCTCCCTCTTTCAAAGGCCCAGGAGGGGCTCACAGACTAGGGGTCCTCAGACCTCCGAGGCATACTTTTGAATTGACTTTGTTATTATGCAGGTCACATGCAGGGCACCCTCACTTTTCCATctgtgaaaagggaagaaagcctGTTCTCAGTGACATAGTCACCCCCCTCAACGTTTTTCAGCTTGTGAGAACACACTGGCAGAGAGCCCTGAGCTTCCTGTGCCTTGCCTTggggaaacagagagacaaagctcAACCATGCAGCTAAAATATTTCCTGTACAAAAACTATGCTAAGCCAAAGTCACCCTTACTGTATCGCAAGTTTAATACAATTAacataatatgaatattataataatgaCTATAATGGTCATAAAAGCAGTCATCACAATGATGTGACTTTTGCACACAGGAATCTCTCCAGTATGGTCCATGAGCAGCGGACAGACTCGGAGGTTGTGACAAGGCTTCTGCATGAGCCCACATGAGCCCCATCCTCCCCCCTCACCCACCATACCTGACATTCTGTCCCATGCAAGACATCAAGGGCTGGCAGAGTCAGTGCCTCTGACCATTTGCTTATTGCAAGAAGGGGAACTGGCATTCGCCGACTCTAGAGCATGGCAGTTCTTTCAGAGTATAGGGTTTATGGAGGAACCATTTCTAGAATGGCTTTGTAGGCTATTAAGTCCCCCCATTTGTATGTATGATGAGGTCGTTTGCAAACTTCAAACAATTGGAACAAGTTTATTTGACAACAATCTATGTAAGAATTTcaggtttgttttcttcctgaaattGAAACCACGCATACACTCTGAAAATGCAACAGTGTTCATCTGTTATCATAAAAACTTGTTCTGCCATtcagggaagaaaggggaggaTGCCTGGTGCTTGGGTTTACCTTGGAGCAACTCCTTCCATGCATTcaaaactattctttttattCGAAAGACTTAGTTCACCCACTTCTGCTTTGGGACCTCAACTGTTATATAAAGCAATAGATAGaaatacccacacacacacaaaaatagtggtagcaagttgttttttt is a window encoding:
- the FAM78B gene encoding protein FAM78B — encoded protein: MGCIQSITCKARIRRENIVVYDVCATIDQCPTRIEETSPIVLRYKTPYFKASARVVMPPIPRHETWVVGWIQACNQMEFFNTYSDLGMSSWELPDLREGRVKAISDSDGVSYPWYGNTTETVTLVGPTNKISRFSVSMNDNFYPSVTWAVPVSDSNVPLLTRIKRDQSFTTWLVAMNTTTKEKIILQTIKWRMRVDIEVDPLQLLGQRARLVGRTQQEQPRILSRMEPIPPNALVKPNANDAQVLMWRPKRGPPLVVIPPK